The Phoenix dactylifera cultivar Barhee BC4 unplaced genomic scaffold, palm_55x_up_171113_PBpolish2nd_filt_p 001227F, whole genome shotgun sequence genome includes a window with the following:
- the LOC120108213 gene encoding NAC domain-containing protein 86-like — protein MANRDFEWFFFTSTPRKHPGASETSRASRRAGLGRWKATKGVKNVVDSKNNTIGSKKSFCYMEQNSDGGENKSIWLMEEFSMQNLRRRGSAGEMRDTNELDDWVISKIYLTPKARKAHADLKQFASATLEPAFKRRRIELEYMMVPPGFIFQPTDEELLDFFLKEKLLHQPLPCDIIKEADVYGNHPSNLTGKHIIYIYINTMISSFSYSLSIFAMIKVPNSSSFSWVPFFRSNGHGK, from the exons ATGGCAAACAGGGACTTCGAGTGGTTCTTCTTCACTTCTACCCCTCGGAAGCATCCAGGCGCAAGCGAAACCAGCCGTGCATCTCGGCGCGCAGGCCTGGGACGATGGAAGGCCACGAAAGGTGTCAAGAACGTGGTGGATTCCAAGAATAACACCATTGGGTCGAAGAAGAGTTTCTGTTACATGGAACAGAACTCGGACGGTGGCGAGAACAAAAGTATCTGGTTGATGGAGGAGTTCTCTATGCAGAACCTTAGAAGGAGAGGTAGTGCTGGTGAGATGAGGGACACAAATGAG TTGGATGACTGGGTCATCAGCAAGATTTACTTGACTCCAAAAGCTCGCAAGGCTCACGCTGATTTGAAACAATTTGCTAGTGCTACATTGGAACCCGCTTTCAAAAGAAGAAGGATAGAG CTAGAATACATGATGGTGCCACCTGGATTTATTTTCCAGCCAACGGATGAGGAGCTCTTGGATTTCTTCCTCAAGGAGAAGCTCCTCCATCAGCCACTTCCATGCGACATAATCAAAGAAGCCGATGTCTATGGAAACCACCCTAGCAACCTTACTGGtaaacatattatatatatatatatcaacaccatgatctcttctttttcttattctctATCTATATTTGCTATGATTAAGGTTCCTAACTCGTCATCCTTTTCTTGGGTTCCTTTCTTTAGGTCAAATGGCCATGGAAAATAG